From Skermanella sp. TT6, a single genomic window includes:
- a CDS encoding TerC family protein, with protein MDALLAVLSADFLGKPAWIWFTFIAIVIALLAFDLGVLHRKTHEIGIVESLWLSAGYIAMGCLFGTWVWWYFGPEPGMQYFTGFFVEKSLAMDNVFVISLIFSYFAIPRLYQHRVLVWGILGVIVLRGIMIGLGAALVTEFDWILFIFGAFLLVTGVKMLLVSDNMPDIEKNPILKFLRRRLNVTDKLHGEKFFVKLPDPKGSGRMVRFVTPLFLALVLIEFADLVFAVDSVPAIFAITTDPFIVYTSNIFAILGLRALYFALAAMVHRFHYLKYALSLVLVFIGGKIFYNQFYGKLDPVISLSVTFGLLAAGVIVSLVMTRGGGGGGGPKAEEVPATAR; from the coding sequence ATGGACGCCCTTCTCGCCGTCCTTTCGGCGGACTTCCTCGGCAAACCCGCCTGGATCTGGTTCACCTTCATCGCCATCGTCATCGCCCTCCTGGCCTTCGACCTCGGCGTTCTCCACCGCAAGACGCATGAAATCGGCATCGTCGAGAGCCTCTGGCTGAGTGCCGGCTACATCGCCATGGGCTGCCTGTTCGGCACCTGGGTCTGGTGGTATTTCGGTCCCGAGCCGGGCATGCAGTACTTCACCGGCTTCTTCGTCGAGAAGAGCCTGGCGATGGACAACGTGTTCGTCATATCGCTGATCTTCAGCTACTTCGCCATTCCCCGGCTCTACCAGCACCGGGTGCTGGTCTGGGGCATCCTGGGCGTCATCGTCCTGCGCGGCATCATGATCGGCCTGGGCGCCGCCCTGGTCACCGAGTTCGACTGGATCCTGTTCATCTTCGGCGCCTTCCTGCTGGTCACCGGCGTCAAGATGCTGCTGGTGTCCGACAACATGCCGGACATCGAGAAGAACCCGATCCTGAAGTTCCTGCGCAGGCGGCTCAACGTGACCGACAAGCTCCACGGCGAAAAGTTCTTCGTGAAGCTTCCGGATCCGAAAGGATCGGGCCGGATGGTGCGGTTCGTGACGCCGCTGTTCCTGGCGCTGGTGCTGATCGAGTTCGCCGACCTGGTCTTCGCGGTGGACAGCGTGCCCGCGATCTTCGCGATCACGACCGACCCGTTCATCGTCTATACCAGCAACATCTTCGCGATCCTGGGCCTGCGGGCGCTCTACTTCGCGCTGGCGGCGATGGTCCACCGGTTCCATTACCTCAAGTACGCGCTGTCGCTGGTCCTGGTCTTCATCGGCGGCAAGATCTTCTACAACCAGTTCTACGGCAAGCTGGACCCGGTGATCTCCCTGTCGGTCACCTTCGGCCTGCTCGCCGCCGGCGTGATCGTGTCCCTGGTCATGACCCGTGGCGGCGGCGGCGGTGGCGGACCCAAGGCGGAGGAGGTGCCCGCCACCGCCCGCTGA
- a CDS encoding sensor histidine kinase, producing the protein MTRSIKQWAAWRPAWPGALPRGFRGLAAALALAACALVPPASWFAAEWARGEALEELAETAQARLSLYTATLTAEIEKYRVLPLTLAWDPDVAALLASPRDAALVDRVDRKLAALNAGASLSALYVMARDGTTLASSNWTEETSFIGRNFAFRPYFREALAGRVGRYFAMGTTSQKPGYYIAYPVWAPVWAEHHTVGVVVAKVAMEPLEATWHDMAGERVFVTDRRGVVFITNVPDWRFRTLAPLPPEVRREFEASQQYEGTGLEPLPPLDSALVHRGPVPDTDWKVHVALDSRPADARARSAGLVAGIATLLLLAAGLVVLQRRLALAERLEYQRRAQLMLEHRVTERTAELSSANLRLTDEIAERGRAEQAARRAQEDLIQAAKLAALGQMAAGIVHEVNQPISAIRSYAENAALLLDRGRLDLVRGNLLEITGLTERVATITRQLKTFARKSSGMLGPVSPRLAVDRSMALLGAQAAALGADMVLEMPDEATQGPLPMVLADEARLEQVIVNLLRNALDAVSARNRRLVAVSLEQEDGHVLLKVRDTGPGIPEDDLPRLFDPFFTTKEVGVGLGLGLSISYGIVQDFGGRIAAANHEQGGAVFTVALRPAPPSGPALPPA; encoded by the coding sequence TTGACCAGGTCGATCAAGCAATGGGCCGCGTGGCGCCCGGCATGGCCGGGAGCCCTCCCGCGCGGCTTCCGGGGGCTCGCGGCGGCCCTGGCCCTGGCGGCCTGCGCGCTGGTGCCGCCCGCATCCTGGTTCGCGGCGGAGTGGGCGCGGGGGGAGGCGCTGGAGGAACTGGCCGAAACGGCGCAGGCGCGGCTGTCGCTCTATACCGCCACCCTGACCGCGGAGATCGAGAAGTACCGCGTCCTGCCGCTGACGCTGGCCTGGGACCCCGACGTGGCGGCCCTGCTCGCCTCGCCGCGCGACGCAGCCCTGGTCGACCGGGTCGACCGCAAGCTGGCGGCGCTGAACGCCGGGGCGTCGCTGTCGGCGCTCTACGTCATGGCGCGCGACGGCACCACGCTGGCGTCGAGCAACTGGACCGAGGAGACCAGCTTCATCGGCCGCAACTTCGCCTTCCGGCCCTATTTCCGCGAGGCGCTGGCGGGGCGCGTCGGGCGTTATTTCGCGATGGGAACGACTTCGCAGAAGCCCGGCTACTACATCGCCTATCCGGTCTGGGCCCCCGTATGGGCGGAGCACCACACGGTCGGCGTGGTGGTCGCCAAGGTCGCCATGGAACCGCTGGAGGCGACCTGGCACGACATGGCCGGCGAACGGGTCTTCGTCACCGACCGCCGCGGGGTCGTCTTCATCACCAACGTCCCGGACTGGCGCTTCCGCACCCTGGCGCCGCTCCCCCCGGAGGTCCGGCGCGAGTTCGAGGCAAGCCAGCAGTACGAGGGCACCGGCCTGGAGCCCCTGCCCCCGCTGGACAGCGCGCTGGTGCACCGCGGGCCGGTCCCGGACACGGACTGGAAGGTCCATGTGGCGCTCGACAGCAGGCCGGCCGATGCCCGCGCCCGGTCGGCCGGCCTCGTCGCCGGCATCGCGACGCTCCTGCTGCTGGCGGCCGGGCTGGTGGTTCTCCAGCGCCGCCTGGCACTGGCGGAGCGGCTGGAATACCAGCGGCGCGCCCAGCTGATGCTGGAGCACCGGGTCACCGAGCGGACCGCCGAGCTGAGCTCGGCCAACCTGCGCCTGACGGACGAGATCGCGGAGCGCGGGCGGGCGGAACAGGCGGCGCGCCGCGCCCAGGAGGACCTGATCCAGGCGGCGAAGCTGGCGGCTCTCGGCCAGATGGCCGCGGGGATCGTCCACGAGGTGAACCAGCCGATCTCCGCGATCCGGTCCTACGCGGAGAACGCCGCGCTGCTGCTGGACCGCGGGCGCCTGGACTTGGTGCGCGGCAACCTGCTGGAGATCACGGGCCTGACCGAGCGGGTGGCAACCATCACCCGGCAGCTCAAGACCTTCGCCCGCAAATCGTCCGGCATGCTCGGTCCCGTCTCCCCCCGCCTCGCGGTAGATCGGTCCATGGCTCTGCTGGGCGCCCAGGCCGCCGCGCTGGGCGCCGACATGGTGCTCGAAATGCCGGACGAGGCCACGCAAGGACCGCTCCCGATGGTGCTGGCCGACGAGGCCCGGCTGGAGCAGGTGATCGTCAACCTGCTGCGCAACGCGCTGGACGCGGTTTCCGCCCGCAACCGCCGGCTCGTCGCCGTCAGCCTGGAACAGGAGGACGGACATGTCCTGCTGAAGGTTCGCGACACGGGCCCCGGCATCCCGGAGGACGACCTGCCCCGGCTGTTCGACCCGTTCTTCACCACCAAGGAGGTCGGGGTGGGGCTGGGGCTCGGCCTGTCGATCAGCTACGGCATCGTCCAGGACTTCGGCGGCCGGATCGCCGCCGCCAACCACGAGCAGGGGGGCGCCGTCTTCACCGTGGCCCTGCGTCCCGCGCCGCCGTCCGGCCCGGCGCTCCCGCCCGCCTGA
- a CDS encoding class I SAM-dependent rRNA methyltransferase, producing MSDIAPRPTIRLQPSRHKRVQHGHPWVYSNEIHMDNTAKAIPPGSVVRVVTHDGAPLGAATFNPHTLICTRMLARDPEAQVDRGFLAERLRRALDLRERLYGRPFYRLVHAEADGLPALVVDRFGDTVVVQANSAGMDRLTPALLEALDEVLSPAAVVLRNDSPARGLEGLGGEVRVAKGALDGPIRLEENGSIFFADPGAGQKTGWFYDQRDNRAAIAALARGARVIDFYSYNGGFAVQCAKGGAASVVAVDRSEAALANGARAAEANGVAGLCEFRRADAFEELERLAAAGERFGVVIADPPAFVKSKKDLHAGTRAYRKMTRLAASITAPGGFLLVASCSHNVDVPLFAEQVSRGLGDARRSGRILRTGGAAPDHPVHPYLPETAYLKAQVLQLD from the coding sequence ATGAGCGACATTGCCCCCCGACCGACCATCCGCCTGCAGCCGAGCCGGCACAAGCGGGTCCAGCACGGCCATCCCTGGGTCTATTCCAACGAGATCCACATGGACAACACGGCCAAGGCGATCCCGCCGGGCAGCGTCGTCCGGGTGGTCACCCACGACGGCGCGCCGCTGGGCGCCGCCACCTTCAACCCGCACACGCTGATCTGCACGCGGATGCTGGCGCGAGACCCGGAGGCGCAGGTCGACCGCGGCTTCCTGGCGGAGCGGCTGCGCCGGGCGCTCGACCTGCGCGAGCGGCTCTACGGCCGGCCGTTCTACCGGCTGGTCCATGCCGAGGCCGACGGGCTGCCGGCCCTGGTGGTCGACCGCTTCGGCGACACCGTGGTCGTCCAGGCGAATTCCGCCGGGATGGACCGGCTGACTCCCGCCTTGCTGGAGGCGCTGGACGAGGTGCTGTCCCCCGCCGCGGTGGTCCTGCGCAACGACAGCCCGGCGCGCGGGCTCGAAGGCCTGGGCGGCGAGGTCAGGGTCGCCAAGGGGGCGCTGGACGGCCCGATCCGGCTGGAGGAGAACGGCAGCATCTTCTTCGCCGATCCGGGCGCCGGGCAGAAGACCGGCTGGTTCTACGACCAGCGCGACAACCGCGCGGCGATCGCGGCGCTGGCGCGCGGCGCGCGGGTGATCGACTTCTACAGCTACAACGGCGGCTTCGCGGTGCAGTGCGCCAAGGGAGGCGCCGCCTCGGTCGTCGCGGTGGACCGGTCGGAAGCGGCGCTCGCCAACGGCGCCCGCGCCGCCGAGGCCAACGGCGTCGCCGGCCTGTGCGAGTTCCGCCGGGCCGACGCCTTCGAGGAGCTGGAACGGCTGGCTGCCGCCGGCGAGCGGTTCGGCGTGGTGATCGCCGACCCGCCGGCCTTCGTGAAATCGAAGAAGGACCTGCATGCCGGGACCCGGGCCTATCGCAAGATGACGCGGCTGGCCGCCTCGATCACGGCGCCGGGCGGCTTCCTGCTGGTCGCCTCGTGCAGCCACAATGTGGACGTGCCGCTGTTCGCCGAGCAGGTCTCCCGGGGCCTGGGCGACGCCCGGCGCTCGGGGCGGATCCTGCGGACCGGCGGCGCCGCGCCCGACCACCCGGTGCATCCGTACCTGCCGGAGACCGCCTACCTGAAGGCGCAGGTGCTGCAACTGGACTGA
- the ccoN gene encoding cytochrome-c oxidase, cbb3-type subunit I — MTAATLSHGSSVGGERAGEETVSYNEAVIRLFVIATVFWGVVGFLVGIVIALQLAFPALNLGLEWTSFGRLRPLHTSAVIFAFGGNALFATSLYVVQRTCRAPLWGGPAIANFLFVGYQLFIVLAASGYVLGITQGKEYAEPEWYVDLWLTVVWVVYLLTFVGTIMQRREPHIYVANWFYLAFIVTIAMLHLVNNLNVPVSFFGTASYPLFAGVQGALVQWWYGHNAVGFFLTAGFLGMMYYFIPKQAGRPVYSYRLSIIHFWSLIFLYIWAGPHHLHYTALPEWAQTLGMTFSVMLWMPSWGGMINGIMTLSGAWDKLRTDPVLRFLVTSVAFYGMSTFEGPVMSIKAVNALSHYTDWTVGHVHSGALGWVAFVSFGAVYYLVPQLWKAQRLYSLRLVSYHFWTATIGIVLYITAMWISGIMQGLMWRAYDNLGFLQYSFVETVAAMHPFYVIRAMGGVLFLIGALIMVYNLWRTTKGDIRVEKPYVTAPTRKFAPAAE, encoded by the coding sequence ATGACAGCAGCGACCCTGTCCCACGGTTCGTCCGTGGGAGGCGAGCGGGCAGGTGAGGAGACCGTCTCGTACAACGAGGCTGTCATCCGCCTGTTCGTCATCGCCACTGTTTTCTGGGGTGTCGTCGGCTTCCTGGTCGGCATCGTGATCGCCCTGCAGCTGGCGTTCCCGGCGTTGAACCTGGGCCTGGAATGGACCAGCTTCGGCCGCCTGCGGCCGCTGCACACCTCGGCGGTGATCTTCGCCTTCGGCGGCAACGCCCTGTTCGCCACCTCGCTGTACGTCGTCCAGCGCACCTGCCGGGCTCCGCTCTGGGGCGGGCCGGCGATCGCCAATTTCCTGTTCGTGGGCTACCAGCTCTTCATCGTGCTCGCGGCGTCGGGCTACGTGCTGGGCATCACCCAGGGCAAGGAATACGCCGAGCCGGAATGGTACGTGGACCTGTGGCTGACGGTCGTCTGGGTGGTCTACCTGCTGACCTTCGTCGGCACGATCATGCAGCGGCGCGAGCCCCACATCTACGTCGCCAACTGGTTCTACCTGGCGTTCATCGTGACCATCGCGATGCTCCACTTGGTCAACAACCTGAACGTCCCGGTCTCGTTCTTCGGCACCGCCAGCTACCCGCTGTTCGCGGGCGTGCAGGGCGCGCTGGTCCAGTGGTGGTACGGCCACAACGCGGTGGGCTTCTTCCTGACCGCCGGCTTCCTGGGCATGATGTACTACTTCATCCCCAAGCAGGCGGGCCGGCCGGTCTATTCCTACCGGCTGTCGATCATCCATTTCTGGTCGCTGATCTTCCTCTACATCTGGGCCGGTCCGCACCACCTGCACTACACGGCCCTGCCGGAATGGGCGCAGACGCTGGGCATGACCTTCTCCGTCATGCTGTGGATGCCGTCCTGGGGCGGCATGATCAACGGCATCATGACCCTGTCCGGCGCCTGGGACAAGCTGCGCACCGACCCGGTGCTGCGCTTCCTGGTCACCTCCGTCGCGTTCTACGGCATGAGCACCTTCGAAGGCCCGGTCATGTCGATCAAGGCGGTCAACGCCCTGTCGCACTACACCGACTGGACCGTCGGCCACGTCCACTCCGGCGCGCTCGGCTGGGTCGCCTTCGTCAGCTTCGGCGCGGTGTACTACCTGGTTCCCCAGCTCTGGAAGGCCCAGCGGCTCTACTCGCTGCGGCTGGTCAGCTATCACTTCTGGACCGCCACCATCGGCATCGTCCTCTACATCACCGCGATGTGGATCTCGGGCATCATGCAGGGCCTGATGTGGCGCGCCTACGACAACCTCGGCTTCCTGCAGTACTCGTTCGTCGAGACCGTGGCGGCCATGCATCCCTTCTACGTGATCCGCGCCATGGGCGGCGTGCTGTTCCTGATCGGCGCCCTGATCATGGTCTACAACCTGTGGCGGACGACCAAGGGCGACATCCGGGTCGAGAAGCCCTACGTCACCGCTCCGACGCGCAAGTTCGCGCCGGCCGCCGAGTAA
- the ccoO gene encoding cytochrome-c oxidase, cbb3-type subunit II yields MASTDKKSGLFNHGLIEKNVTLMMVLILLTVSIGGLVEIVPLFTIETTIEKVEGVRPYTPLEQMGRNIYIREGCYNCHSQQVRPFRDEAERYGHYSLAAESMYDHPFQWSSKRTGPDLARVGGKYSNQWQVAHLVDPRALVPESIMPGYGFLLERPLKYADIKDHLKTLSIVGVPYTSEQIDVAAKDLEVQQRPDGETDGLLARYPKAVVADFDGNPKVVTEMDALVAYLQMLGTLVDFTKYQPADLKQ; encoded by the coding sequence ATGGCTAGCACCGACAAGAAGTCCGGCCTTTTCAATCACGGGCTGATCGAAAAGAACGTCACCCTGATGATGGTCCTGATCCTGCTCACCGTCTCCATCGGCGGCCTGGTCGAGATCGTCCCCCTCTTCACCATCGAGACCACCATCGAGAAGGTGGAGGGGGTCCGCCCCTACACCCCGCTCGAGCAGATGGGCCGCAACATCTATATCCGCGAAGGCTGCTACAACTGCCATAGCCAGCAGGTCCGTCCGTTCCGCGACGAGGCCGAGCGCTATGGGCACTACAGCCTGGCGGCCGAGAGCATGTACGACCATCCGTTCCAGTGGAGTTCGAAGCGCACCGGCCCGGACCTCGCCCGGGTCGGCGGCAAATACTCCAACCAGTGGCAGGTCGCCCATCTGGTGGATCCGCGCGCCCTGGTGCCGGAGTCCATCATGCCGGGCTACGGCTTCCTCCTGGAGCGCCCGCTGAAGTATGCCGACATCAAGGACCATCTGAAGACCCTGAGCATCGTCGGGGTGCCCTACACCTCCGAGCAGATCGACGTCGCCGCCAAGGACCTGGAGGTCCAGCAGCGTCCCGACGGCGAGACCGACGGCCTCCTGGCCCGCTATCCCAAGGCTGTCGTCGCCGATTTCGACGGCAACCCGAAGGTCGTGACCGAGATGGATGCGCTGGTCGCCTACCTCCAGATGCTCGGTACGCTGGTCGATTTCACGAAGTATCAGCCGGCCGATCTCAAGCAATAA
- a CDS encoding cbb3-type cytochrome oxidase subunit 3: MDLNAIASFLRSFWTVWLMLLFVGVLFWALRPKNKSKFDEASRIPFKDEGQEK, encoded by the coding sequence GTGGATCTGAACGCAATCGCGTCATTTTTGCGCTCCTTCTGGACGGTTTGGTTGATGCTGCTGTTCGTCGGCGTCCTGTTCTGGGCCTTGCGGCCCAAGAACAAGTCGAAGTTCGACGAGGCCAGCCGCATCCCGTTCAAGGATGAAGGCCAGGAGAAATAG